In the genome of Gemmatimonadota bacterium, one region contains:
- a CDS encoding type II toxin-antitoxin system HipA family toxin produces the protein MSDSVPTLKRRARSPERGAVATVHLWGHEVGAVAEDPQSGRVVFEYAEQFRSSGLEISPIHLPLTRSGPQTFDELARSRSFLGLPGVLADSLPDAFGNAIITQFFEQQGRPEASLSAVQRLLYVGSRGMGALEFRPPTNTRVPELTTEALEVASLVDQARRVIEGDTRVALPEIMQVGATAGGARAKGLILWDRARDRVRSGFAAPERGEEPWIIKFDGVTAARGGHELTRDFRPGPYGRIEYAYSRLARRAGITMAETHLLREREYAHFMTKRFDRVGTERLHLHSLGGLLHADYDIRQLVSYEEYLRTIQELELGAPAVLEGYRRMVFNLAARNQDDHVKNFAFLMDESGKWSLAPAYDLIYSVGGQWAATHQMRANGRDDGFTRDDLLAVGAKFNLPGDGKEVLREVEDALAHWPEEAAATGLGGVEIGKIGEAFRRFG, from the coding sequence ATGTCCGACTCGGTACCGACGCTTAAGCGCCGAGCTCGTTCACCAGAGCGCGGTGCCGTCGCCACGGTGCATCTCTGGGGTCACGAGGTGGGTGCGGTGGCCGAGGATCCGCAGTCGGGGCGGGTGGTATTCGAGTATGCCGAGCAGTTCCGCAGCTCGGGGCTCGAGATTTCTCCGATTCATCTGCCGTTAACGCGGAGCGGGCCGCAGACCTTCGATGAACTCGCGCGGTCGCGGTCGTTCCTCGGCCTTCCCGGCGTGTTGGCCGATTCGCTCCCCGACGCATTCGGCAATGCCATCATCACGCAGTTCTTCGAGCAGCAGGGCCGGCCGGAGGCGTCGCTCAGTGCCGTGCAGCGATTGCTCTACGTCGGTTCGCGCGGGATGGGCGCGCTCGAATTCCGGCCGCCGACCAATACGCGCGTCCCCGAACTCACCACTGAGGCACTCGAGGTCGCGAGCCTGGTCGATCAGGCGCGGCGTGTCATCGAAGGTGACACCAGAGTTGCGCTGCCGGAGATCATGCAGGTTGGTGCCACGGCAGGTGGCGCGCGTGCGAAGGGATTGATCCTCTGGGATCGTGCGCGAGACCGGGTGCGATCGGGCTTTGCCGCGCCCGAGCGTGGTGAGGAGCCGTGGATTATCAAGTTCGACGGCGTCACGGCCGCGAGGGGCGGGCACGAGTTGACCAGGGATTTCCGGCCGGGTCCGTATGGTCGAATCGAGTATGCCTACTCGAGGCTCGCGCGTCGCGCCGGGATCACGATGGCCGAGACGCACCTGCTGCGTGAGCGCGAGTATGCGCACTTCATGACGAAGCGCTTCGACCGTGTCGGCACCGAGCGACTCCATCTGCATAGCTTGGGCGGCTTGCTGCACGCCGACTACGACATCCGGCAACTGGTCAGCTACGAGGAGTACCTGCGCACCATCCAGGAGCTGGAACTCGGCGCGCCGGCAGTGCTCGAGGGATACCGTCGGATGGTTTTCAATCTCGCCGCGAGGAATCAGGACGATCACGTCAAGAACTTCGCCTTCCTGATGGATGAGTCAGGGAAGTGGTCGCTGGCCCCGGCGTACGACCTGATCTATTCGGTCGGAGGCCAGTGGGCCGCCACGCATCAGATGCGCGCGAATGGGAGGGACGACGGCTTCACGCGGGACGATCTGCTCGCGGTGGGGGCGAAGTTCAACCTGCCGGGCGATGGCAAGGAGGTGCTGCGCGAGGTCGAGGATGCGCTGGCGCATTGGCCGGAAGAGGCGGCGGCGACGGGGTTGGGTGGGGTGGAGATTGGGAAGATTGGGGAGGCGTTTCGGCGGTTTGGGTAG
- a CDS encoding helix-turn-helix transcriptional regulator, whose translation MRITNRMTDGEVVREVGERLQGYRLQQNRTLEEVALAAGVSYRTARRAEAGESRPALMTVVQLLRALGRLEALDAFLPAPTISPIQMARLGGRVRQRAGTPRQARGRPDE comes from the coding sequence GTGCGAATCACCAACCGAATGACCGATGGCGAGGTGGTGCGGGAGGTCGGGGAGCGGCTGCAGGGCTACCGGCTTCAGCAGAATCGGACGCTCGAGGAGGTCGCCCTGGCTGCCGGGGTCAGCTATCGCACGGCCAGGCGTGCCGAGGCAGGGGAGAGTCGTCCGGCACTGATGACGGTGGTGCAGTTGCTGAGGGCGCTCGGACGTCTCGAGGCTCTCGACGCGTTCCTTCCGGCGCCAACCATTTCTCCGATCCAGATGGCACGACTCGGTGGGCGAGTTCGTCAGCGCGCCGGAACTCCGCGGCAAGCTCGCGGGCGCCCGGACGAGTAG
- a CDS encoding serine/threonine-protein kinase: MSDDFWVRVREAFDAASDAPAAERAALIRAAAGNDAAVEREVLALLSIDPGEFLEGRASFPVDADLLRAQLAEGTVVGGYQVTRLLGRGGMGEVYEGVRASTDFRKRVAIKVLRAGSMSPDLVRRFEQERRILAGLDHRNIATLLDGGLLPNGRPFLVMELVEGIRITDWCSERELSIDARLVLFRQICGAVSHAHRNLVVHRDIKPANILVTPDGTVKLLDFGIAKVLDAGAASGSDSTATRGGAAGLTPEYAAPEQLTGGTVTTATDVYALGLLLFELLTGSRPFATAGADYPELTRLVLTTDPPMASQSVRVTRPGNDGEAIRRELRGDLDAIVLRTLRAEPGERYSSVDALVEELRRHQSGLPVEAMRGHRGYRLGKFLRRHRGAALAAAAVTIAIVSGLVSTLRETRHTQIERARAESTNAFLVTMLSSVDPAAAGKEVPMVEVLDSAAASISRDSALDPEVEASLRSAIGFSYRALGKYAAAAPHLQRVVVLRQRTPEKPLPIALAYRELGQLYDGAGEYQLADSLYRLAIAVLPARGDSNLTAAATDLMAQRARLRSISGDLAAADTILTLVAARQQAQHGAGSLEAARALTQLGVTVAQEQQFARAESLTRAALIIFTKELPKGHPDIGKALGRLATIYEQSGDRPAADSAYHQSLASLDASLGADHPDVAWIRVNYAGFLLDGKDWDGTIREADALLSHRGGTLPDTHFGIGLALQLRALAFAGRGDHRTAVAGLRESLAVRRKAMSPDHWTIGSGESLLGEELVQVGERSEGMQLLLDGCQRIARGLGRQSPQAQKAATRLAAAGGKGC; this comes from the coding sequence ATGAGCGATGATTTCTGGGTTCGGGTGCGTGAGGCCTTCGACGCCGCGTCGGATGCGCCAGCGGCAGAACGTGCCGCCCTCATTCGGGCGGCGGCGGGCAACGATGCGGCAGTAGAGCGTGAAGTACTCGCGTTGCTGTCGATCGATCCGGGCGAATTTCTCGAAGGGCGCGCCTCATTCCCGGTCGATGCCGATCTCCTGCGGGCGCAGTTGGCGGAGGGAACGGTCGTCGGCGGGTATCAGGTGACACGCCTCCTCGGTCGCGGTGGTATGGGCGAGGTCTACGAAGGCGTCCGCGCCAGCACCGACTTCCGCAAGCGGGTCGCCATCAAGGTGTTGCGCGCCGGATCGATGTCGCCCGATCTGGTGCGTCGCTTCGAGCAGGAACGCCGGATTCTTGCCGGCCTCGATCACCGCAACATCGCCACACTGCTCGATGGCGGACTCCTTCCCAATGGTCGCCCCTTCCTGGTGATGGAGCTGGTGGAAGGGATCCGGATCACCGACTGGTGCAGCGAGCGTGAACTTTCAATCGATGCACGGCTGGTGCTCTTCCGGCAGATCTGTGGCGCGGTCAGTCACGCCCACCGCAACCTCGTGGTGCATCGCGACATCAAGCCGGCCAACATCCTGGTGACGCCCGATGGCACCGTCAAGCTGCTCGATTTCGGCATCGCGAAGGTGCTCGACGCCGGGGCAGCGAGTGGGAGCGACTCGACGGCCACGCGTGGCGGGGCAGCGGGGCTGACGCCGGAGTACGCTGCGCCGGAGCAGCTCACCGGTGGCACCGTCACCACCGCGACCGACGTCTACGCCCTCGGCCTCCTCCTCTTCGAACTCCTCACCGGATCACGCCCATTCGCGACAGCGGGGGCGGATTACCCCGAACTCACCCGGCTGGTGCTCACCACCGACCCGCCGATGGCGAGCCAGTCGGTGCGAGTGACGCGGCCGGGCAACGATGGCGAGGCCATCAGGCGCGAGCTACGCGGCGATCTCGATGCGATCGTCCTGCGGACGCTGCGGGCCGAGCCCGGGGAGCGCTATTCCTCGGTCGATGCGCTGGTCGAGGAGCTCCGCCGGCATCAGAGCGGACTGCCGGTTGAGGCGATGCGCGGCCATCGCGGCTATCGACTCGGCAAGTTTCTGCGGCGACATCGCGGCGCAGCACTCGCCGCGGCTGCGGTGACGATCGCGATCGTGAGCGGACTGGTCAGCACGTTGCGTGAAACACGACATACGCAGATCGAGCGCGCCAGGGCAGAGAGCACCAACGCCTTTCTGGTGACGATGTTGTCGTCGGTCGACCCGGCGGCCGCGGGGAAGGAAGTGCCGATGGTCGAGGTCCTCGACTCGGCGGCGGCGAGCATCAGTCGCGACAGCGCGCTCGATCCCGAAGTCGAAGCATCACTCCGCTCGGCCATCGGCTTCAGCTATCGCGCGCTGGGCAAGTATGCCGCCGCAGCGCCTCACCTGCAGCGCGTCGTGGTGCTGCGGCAGCGAACGCCTGAGAAGCCGCTGCCGATTGCGCTGGCCTATCGCGAGCTTGGCCAGTTGTACGACGGCGCCGGAGAATATCAGCTGGCCGATTCCCTCTACCGACTCGCGATTGCGGTGTTGCCCGCGCGCGGGGATTCGAACCTCACCGCGGCAGCCACCGACCTGATGGCGCAGCGTGCACGGCTGCGGTCGATCAGTGGCGACCTCGCCGCGGCCGACACCATTCTCACGCTGGTCGCCGCGCGACAGCAGGCGCAACACGGAGCCGGTTCGCTTGAGGCGGCCAGGGCCCTCACCCAGCTCGGGGTGACGGTCGCGCAGGAACAACAATTCGCACGCGCGGAGTCACTCACCCGCGCGGCGCTCATCATCTTCACCAAAGAGTTGCCCAAAGGACATCCCGATATCGGCAAAGCACTCGGCCGACTCGCCACTATCTACGAGCAGTCGGGCGATCGCCCCGCGGCCGACAGCGCTTACCACCAGTCGCTCGCGTCGCTCGATGCGAGCCTGGGCGCGGATCATCCCGACGTCGCGTGGATCCGGGTCAACTACGCCGGCTTCCTGCTCGACGGAAAAGACTGGGACGGCACCATCCGCGAGGCCGACGCGCTGCTCAGTCATCGTGGCGGCACGCTTCCCGACACGCACTTTGGGATCGGGCTGGCGCTGCAGCTTCGCGCGCTGGCGTTCGCCGGTCGCGGCGACCACCGCACGGCGGTGGCCGGGCTCCGCGAATCGCTGGCCGTGCGGCGCAAGGCGATGTCGCCCGATCACTGGACCATCGGCAGCGGCGAGAGCCTGCTGGGTGAAGAGCTGGTGCAGGTCGGTGAACGGAGCGAGGGAATGCAGCTGCTGCTCGATGGCTGCCAGCGGATCGCACGCGGGCTCGGCCGCCAGAGCCCCCAAGCGCAGAAGGCCGCGACCCGGCTGGCCGCGGCCGGGGGGAAGGGGTGTTGA
- a CDS encoding ECF-type sigma factor yields MFRELPTTAQSISSPADSPLTSSEVTSLLEALRHGDQVAGDRLLPMLYQVLHDIASRLMRGERPDHTLQPTILLHDAWLKLTADRASPWTDRGHFLALASRAMRRLLVDHARARNAAKRRGDLAVPLDDQLAVGSGPDLVDVIALDDALDGLARVHDRAHRVVELRYFGGLEWHEIAVVLGAAERTVKRDWDFARAWLRQRMEGSETAPVPFA; encoded by the coding sequence ATGTTTCGGGAACTCCCCACCACGGCCCAATCGATTTCTTCTCCTGCCGATTCACCGCTCACCTCCTCGGAGGTGACCTCGCTGCTTGAGGCGCTCCGCCACGGCGATCAGGTCGCCGGTGACCGGCTGTTGCCGATGCTCTACCAGGTGCTGCACGACATCGCCTCGCGCCTGATGCGGGGCGAGCGCCCCGACCACACCCTCCAGCCCACCATCCTGCTCCACGACGCGTGGCTCAAGCTCACGGCCGATCGCGCTTCACCCTGGACAGATCGCGGTCACTTCCTCGCGCTCGCCTCGCGCGCGATGCGCCGCCTGCTGGTCGATCACGCCCGCGCACGGAACGCGGCCAAGCGCCGTGGCGATCTGGCCGTGCCGCTCGACGATCAGCTCGCGGTGGGTTCCGGTCCGGACCTGGTCGATGTGATTGCGCTCGACGACGCACTCGACGGACTGGCCAGGGTGCACGACCGGGCGCATCGGGTGGTGGAATTGCGCTACTTCGGCGGTCTCGAGTGGCACGAGATCGCGGTAGTGCTCGGCGCGGCGGAGCGCACCGTCAAGCGGGACTGGGACTTTGCTCGCGCGTGGCTGCGACAGCGGATGGAGGGCTCCGAGACGGCGCCTGTCCCGTTCGCGTGA